From the genome of Monomorium pharaonis isolate MP-MQ-018 chromosome 2, ASM1337386v2, whole genome shotgun sequence, one region includes:
- the LOC105834391 gene encoding uracil phosphoribosyltransferase homolog — MGSTDTTAKLLNDNHEIDEYGTNLKILPCNNQVKELQTILRDKNTTRSDFKFYADRLIRLVIEESLNQLPFTKCVVTTPTGAKYKGLKYQKGNCGVSIVRSGEAMEQGLRDCCRSIRIGKILVESDMDTHEARVVYAKFPDDISERKVLLMYPIMSTGNTVIKAIAVLKEHNVLEENIILSNLFCTPIAAKSLVTAFPKMKILTSEIHTVAPNHFGQKYFGCSRVVTETPNIQEKDN, encoded by the exons ATGGGCAGCACGGATACCACGGCGAAGTTACTGAATGATAACCACGAGATAGACGAGTATGGAACTAACCTGAAGATTCTACCCTGTAACAACCAGGTGAAAGAGTTGCAAACCATTTTGCGTGATAA GAATACTACAAGGAGTGATTTTAAGTTTTATGCTGACCGTTTG atCAGGCTAGTTATTGAAGAGAGTTTGAATCAATTGCCTTTTACAAAATGTGTGGTGACGACTCCAACTGGTGCCAAATACAAAGGTTTAAAATATCAGAAGGGAAATTGTGGTGTATCTATAGTGAGAAGTGGAGAAGCTATGGAACAG ggTTTAAGGGATTGTTGTCGTAGTATTAGAATTGGCAAGATATTGGTAGAAAGTGACATGGACACACACGAAGCTAGAGTAGTTTATGCTAAATTTCCAGATGATATATCCGAGAGAAAAGTCTTGTTGATGTATCCAATAATGA GTACAGGAAATACTGTTATAAAGGCAATAGCTGTGCTAAAGGAACATAATGTActtgaagaaaatattattctgtCAAATTTGTTTTGTACACCGATTGCAGCCAAATCTCTAGTCACTGCCTTTCCTAAG atgaaaattttaacatcAGAGATCCATACCGTTGCACCAAATCATTTtggacaaaaatattttg GCTGCTCTCGTGTTGTAACGGAGACACCAAATATACAAGAGAAAGATAATTGA